Within Ipomoea triloba cultivar NCNSP0323 chromosome 9, ASM357664v1, the genomic segment AAATCCTGGGGAGTTCACCATGTTGGAGCTTGCTGAGGTCTGTCTAAGATGTTTTTATTCCTTTCTTCAATCATACATCTTTACATATAGAAAAACGGgcaacaaattattttatcaatatatCATTACGCATATGTGCTACCTATACAAGTCCATTTGCGGAATACTTTGTGCAATTTGAGTGGGCTTTCATCAATTGGATATTTCTTAAACACAGGTCGTGAAAAAAGTGATTGATCCTAGTGCAACAATCGAATTTAAACCCAACACTGCTGACGACCCTCACAAGAGGAAGCCGGACATCAGTAGAGCAAAGGAACTTCTAAACTGGGAGCCGAGAATCCCCCTGCAGGATGGGCTGCCCCTCATGGTCAATGATTTCCGCAACCGCATCTTGAATGAAGATGAAGGAAAAGGGAACAAGTAAAGAGTGAGAAGCATAAACAGTATGTATAGATCATACTCTAGTTTGTTATGTTGTTTATTTCTTTGTCTAGTTCATATAttcattctttcttcttcacaCGTGGCCAACCCAACAGCTATAGTATTCTACACAATAGGAATAAATTGtcttattttgattttctttttttgggttgaattcaaattttgtatcttTACCTTACTTCAAAATTGGGCATTGCCTTGCTGTGTAAAACTCCTTTGTGATATTTGTAAGAAGCTATAGATTTGTGTCTTAAATGTCTTTGATTTTGTTCCCTATGACTAATGTGCATTTCAATACCTGTACTTAACATTATTCTGTGGACTGTGGATACTGCAATATTACTTAACCAAGTTGATGTACAGAGAAACTGTGAGCTGGATGACAGTTTTCCTAGTGCTTTGGAATTAATGGTGTCAAAACGGGCCAACCCGGCCCCATCACGGGCTTGACCAATTTGATGGGCTGGGCTGGGCCGGGCTGGCCCTTTTTGGCTGGACTACATTTTTGTAACTCTGTCCGTCACATAGTGGTTGGCGGGTTAAATCAACTTGGTATGGAGTAAAAAATTTAGACAAAATATTTCTGGAGGACTAAAATATGTACAAATTTGATAGTAAGATATTTTATTGGATgaaattaaaagttgaggagCAAAATTGTGACATCGTATAATCAATGAactattttagtaattttatctCATTTTACAAATAATTGTAAGCTCGACATTGGATTCCATGACATGAATGAGTTTATTTTTTGTGTAggaatatttttgaatttcttttatgaTTGGAATTGTTATTCCTTTCATGCATTAAAGCAGGGATaggatattaaaaaaaaaagtgaaagaatgaaaatattctTTGATGTGGCACAAATTTAATCAAAAAGATATTTTGATTTGATATTTAACAAGTCATAATGTTTCACGTCTAGATGACAAATCTAACATTAAAAATGTGTAAACAAAGAGAAGCCAAAAatacttagggtgcgtttgtaaatcaggaaaatgacttttgaaaaatatgtcattttttataaaatagtttcattttccgtgtttggttgcattctggaaaactgttttTGTGGGTGTTGTCTGTGGTGTCTGTAGTGATACGGAAAATGACTATTTTCCCCagtcaaatgaaaatgttttccgtaCGTTGATTGGATTTTCGAAGCACATTCAAACATTAGAaacctgaaaaataattttcaaaaatcattttccggattttcaaacacaccttTAGAACATTGTTATATGCATTAACTTGTGAAGATGTTTACACATAGAACTGAAGTAGACAGAAAAAGTTTGGGAATCAATTTAGAAAAAGAAGTAAACgtaaagagaaaaaagaaagaagaaaaggtaGGAAgagatttatgaaaaaaattgaagaggaaATGGGATAGGCATCTGATTCTCGAGAGCTAATGGTTGAGAAACAAAGTTCACTTTGTAGCTAGCTAAGCTACAACGGAATTTGTTCTCTATGGGGTCTAAACCTTTATTCCaatccatgcatgcatgcttccCTTTCTCCAAAATTCCTACTCAAATTTTGAACCCATACATGTGCTGCCCTTATACACGTACATATACTACCTATACACACACATGATGTAGTGGATCTATGGGTCCAtgattgagattatattcaaattcatattgatctattactttaaaaaaaatataacttaCCATCAAATTATACTTTAAAtcttgtaaatttgtaatgcAGTGCCCTAATATGGTATGCAAGACCAATACTCTGCAATCCATACCCCGGTTGTGCTTAGTACATTTCTAAACACTTGTTCATCCAGAAAAACGACAATTTTAATGATTGAGAAGTATACTGGACTCAGACTCGATCTCTCAGTTGTTAACACAATCACTTTCAACCCTAGGTTGACATTGAAACAACTAGTAGTGAAATTAGAATGAGGAGACGATTTCAATGACCAATAAGGGCTGGTGTTTGGAATTTATGAGATATAACACATTCTTTAATGTGATAGAACACACTAACaattgagaaattaaatttttcatacctatataactgaaaattaaagtgtaattttccTTACTCATAAATTTAGAATCATTCATGCAATTCTCATCACGATAATGCCAATTGTATTTTAAGTGAATATTCATCAAAGAATATTATTTATGATTTCAATTGAATGTACTTATATTAACTGCCCTATGCGGCTATATATGCATTTGgatatacactatatataccttctttttgttttgagtGACGAGGGGAACTCGCAGTCACTATTTAAAAGTATGCATTGGGTAAATCCTGCCTTATGACTCTagtcggcaaaggaccacaaggaggtaaaccagacTAGGTTGCTCATAAttgaccgactcaaaccaagaagactaaTAAACCGCTCTCGTTGGGAAatgaacttgtaacattgtggttaccaaatcaACAGTCTAACCAAGTTGATTAGAGTTACCCTACTATATACccattttttttggattaacttttttggattaacgaggtaaaccccactcctcactgtgtgagtatgtgggtaaagccctcgccctgtgaccctagccggcaaagggccacaaggaggtaaaccagcctaggttacccatagctgaccagctcaaactcaagggcttgaggttcgaacccacgacctctcggctgcaagtgtaactctcttaccacttgacCTGCCCTTACGGGCACTATATACCCATTTATATGCATGGATGGTGGAGTGTCAATTGAGAAAATGAATAATATTATACACTCTCTGAACACTTAGCTATAAGGGTGTTTTGCaataattcaattcaataacaacaacaataataaatgtGCAGTTTCATTGTAAGAAGACTTTAAGTTGTTACCACACATACCTTTTGATTATGAGGAAAAAATCCTTcttaaaagtatattaaatatattactattttaaatataatgtaacaAATATCTTTCATTTAGTTAGGCAAACTGAAGATCATATTATCATATGAAAATCTGCTCAAAGTTGGTAAAGGTTGCTACCAATATTTGGTAACAATAAATGtttgaacaatataataatggagACATCAGAAATTTCACCAAATGCAATAATTCCTTAGTTAAGTTCAGTACTGAAGAAGTTGCATTGCCTTCATCACCACTTCTGACCTGAATTATTGCACCACAAATACttgcaggttttttttttttttttttttttttttttttttttatatcaNNNNNNNNNNNNNNNNNNNNNNNNNNNNNNNNNNNNNNNNNNNNNNNNNNNNNNNNNNNNNNNNNNNNNNNNNNNNNNNNNNNNNNNNNNNNNNNNNNNNNNNNNNNNNNNNNNNNNNNNNNNNNNtttttttttttttttttttttttttttttgtttttgtgggTAAAGGGAGATAATTTTTGGGGCTGTAAATACTTATTGAAAAGTaggtgaaaatatatatataatttgtaatctCAATAaatgattgaatgattgatcatggaaagaaaattaaataaattgatatttcTATAAATCAATAGACGTTAGGCagaagttcaaaaaaaaaaaaaatagacgtTAGGCATGACGGGTGAATTTTTTTCTAATTGACACGTcttatattactattttttttttaagaacaaGTTGAGGTGAAAACATTATTACACGTCTCTTTAATTTTGAGATGATTCTCATGCAAGATCAATTGTATAGTTGGTCTTGTGTGAGATCGTGTCATATGGAATGCGTAATAATTATTGATAATTAAAGATGTAATACTTTATCAAAGTGAATATTAGGGAGTGATTTTAAATTGGTAAAAGATATAATATAACTctaattttaatgaaaaatgctTTTCACCCTTACAATTATCACTATTCCcagattaataaaaaaaattatttattttcatagattatttgtaaattaactgatcaagttaataaaaaatccaaattaGTGTATCCAATAAAAAGAATACATACGCATATGAGAATGATTAATAGCGTAATAGTGAGGGGTGATTGTAGGGATTTGTAgctttttttcaattttgattaaatttcaattcttaATATATAGAGAGTGGTAATTGTAggaatattttttcaattttgattagATTGCAGTTTCAACTTAACTATTTTATTGTCAAATAGATAAAGAgaatttaaatatttcataaatatGGTATATTCTTACAGTACAATTCCATTTTCCTCTTTATCAGGTAGACATCCTTTTAGTTCAAGATGAATATCTACTAAATTCAATTATGATCATTTCAAATGAtgaatatataacaaatataattattaaaacccCTATAACAATTGCaatcataaaattattatttacccacaaatttaaattttatatataagtttgaCATAGTTTCATAATTccttatattcattaattattagtgaATCATCAATGAGTTGGACTTCACTAAGAGCTAATCAAATGAGGGCATGTCAACGTATATAAATTAATGTACATTGTGTGaaaatttatgtacataaatGTGAAACTATGAActtttacccttttttttttttaagtactactgactctgttacattgtagtatcttttatatatatatatatatatatatatatatatatatatatatatatatatatatatgtatgtatgtatgtatgtatttttcaatcaattgaagcacaaagagtcaataccatcCATACTGAGGCAAATTACGAACTTTTAATACTTGTTTTAATATCATATTAATAATATGTATTTTGttccaattaaaattttaaattttaatgaaaatGCAACTTTAATTATTTCGTTTatcaaaaataactttaaaaaatgtaatactctttttttttttaatatataatcgCGTTGTAAGTATTTTCATTCAAAAGTATTACTTATTCTTTGATAAGCATTacggagtgtttggtaaatagttgttagctgtgTTATTGGGTttaactagttgatagcattaagTGATTGTAGGAAAATgttgttagctgattacatgcaaaatgattttctcaaaaaactgatTGCAAAAACtgctttgagcaactttttgaattttagcatttcgAAGCAATAAGTTggtacaaaaaactaattaatcaaacactgatattgattgtttaaccaaatcaaacatttaatattgatcaaataagtcaaaattgaccaataaactaactatgttaccaaacagacCTACGTATTTGAATCTCTATTTTATGTTACTTTACATAAACTTTTGTGAGGAAGCGAAATACGTCCGTAGTACAAGTGTTGGGTGCAAATGTAATTCATATTCATCGAGAAATGCAAGCCAGATCTATCCATTGGCAGTGAACTCCATATTCATCTGAATAAATTGAATTATGAAGAGCACATAGGAAAGAATGCGTGTCAGACGATTATTTAACCGTTGTATTGTCTCATAGTCGagcaaattaaatttcaaatttaattaccattttatttatagtactatttattataataagattaAATTCATTTGCAGAACTGTACTGTGGCCACGTtctgaaaatgaaattattattattattattattattattattttcattaaacATCTGATGACCACAATGAAGCCAAACGCACTCTTAGGAAACTGTCACTGATTCTTGCAGGGAATCTTCTCCATGACTGTCATGTTTTGCTTTTTAGTTGGGTTAAAACGTTCACGTTTTACTGTTTAAGATTTAATatggtgtatttttttaaaaaattttatattaaagttAGAGAAAATTATCAGAATGTCATTATGTTCCAATATGAGAATTGAACTTGAAACATTAGCCAATTGTTCGACAAATTTGGTTGGAACTAGGTTGCTCCCTTACACAATTTATTCtttatgtatgaatgtattaagcacaatatataaaaataataaatatacagtacaactattttcttaattaaattttaagttaaaacgaaatgcattttttaatttggtatcaaagtcaatttttttttgtaaatgttGTGGCTTCGAACCTCTATGTAACCTAATTACATAATGCCTCTAACATTTTTGGAGAGAAAACATATGATTTTGAATTAGTATGTTTGacctgttttttattttaaatttgattagaAGGATCAAATGTCACGAAAATCATCTTTGAGAACCAAATACAAAAATGACCTTATAGTTTTGTGACTAAAAGtagaaataattatatatttattatgacTTCTATTTTTTGTGTTAATTAATACACCATGGATTTGCCCTCATTTTACCAGTTGCTCATCCTCATGCTTTTgatattgttggaatttgtGTGTCCgtgtggagagagagagagagagcaggggagacaaaaacatttcaagaaattaagtggtatatatatatatatattggatcaaATGTATACAGAGCTTATCGTGCGATTGGTGCGGATTGCACTATTAGGTATACATAAATGCACcgcacctaatggtgcattttcgaaCACTTTGTAGTgtatttatgcatacctaatggtaaGTGACTGTACGACCGCACGAAAAGTCCTGTTTCACCGGAACTTAGACCAATATATATAAGGGATATAGGGGgttcaataatatattaaaagaatatatatccTGGCTGGATAAATACTGAGCATGTGAAATTGAATATGGGTAGAGCATCAATTCCCTTCCTTTAATGAAGCTGTGACACCAACCCAGCACCCCACATCCCCACCCCCTCCCCTCCACCAAAGACagcaaatataataataataataataataataataataataataataataataataataataataatagaactccaaaagaaaatttgttcattacacattaaaaaggaaaattctATTATACTAAGACTACACAACTTTAATATAAAATAGGGTAACATTTGTgtgatattaaaataatatttaatagttCAATTGATTCGATCGAGATGGGGTGGGAGCCTAGGTACTGAGGTGCGACTCGTGATTTATCTTTTCTATGGGTCTCAAGCGTAAGTATGAATTTGACTTTGTGGTGGACATTACGTACTATAGAAGGTTTTGAGATGAGAGTGTATTTGACTAGTTGAGACACAAGAATACTATAGGATATAagatattcttaaaataattttcaatgaaATCAAGTAGTATTGAAAACTATTCTAGAAAGAGCAACTCTCTGTGACACCGTCACACGGATTCTTATCCGTGAGACGAGTCTggttaatatgaaaatataaatatcggGATCCAATCCTGTGGCTTTCCCTCAAGAAAAGTCACAGAGGTGTCATCTGAGCCTGGAATGagatgtttgttacttataagagaaaatgtaatattttgaggaaaaatatactacgtaatacttttaaatcaaaatgtaaaagtattacatttttcccaaaagtattacacttccctgatatgtattaaatattttattcctgattagtattacatttttcaatataaatattatattttcataatgaCCCGACATGTCTCACCAATAAAGATTGCGTAAGACAacctcacacaaatttttttccttttaaaaaatgatatcatAGCGTTTTATATCAGCACTGCCGCCCCATCGGCAGGATAGATATtcccacattaaaaaaaatgctaaaatgTTGACACTCATCAATATTTTGATTTACATTACATacttttacattatataagaTATAAGATAGTACACGAGCCTCGTAAAGAATACGGATACTAACTATTGGTACAAGAATTGACACATCATACATAGTTTATTTTAGTTACATGCATCAAATACTCTGTATATTACGTACATTTTTGTTGCATTTTATATGTCATTTTACTTCAAGATATAGCACAATTATTGATTAACCAtcccaaaataaatttataagctTTGTTTTACTAATCGTCATAATGTGCATGGTTTAAATGTATAAGTTTTTGGGAGTTTGTAGACCAGTTGAGCCACATTTCGCGATTTACCTCATTCATTTGTCTTTTGAGTAGGAGTAGTAATAAGTTAAACTTATTTCATATGTCACATTTTCTAGGAGCTAaagcaatttttattttatttgtatatatgtttaCTAAGATTTTTgtgtaaattataaatttggaattttatgttgaattaaattttaaaatatataaaaaaaaattagccaaTAATTGAAGTAGGTTTGGttttgtcaaattaaaaaagCATTAGtcatttcttattatttttagtatatgcCATTATTACAATTTTGCATAGGAATGactctaaaaaaattaaatagtaaataatacGAGATCTTATcagatatatgtacatattataaaatgaaatgaatgaaTACTTAGGGAATTGAAGTTcacttcaaataatatactaGTATCGATgtaatataagtatataaccaTGGTAATCTTATACTCCATATAACAtagttttttcaatttaaattacGTAATAACTTTtggtaatataatattacatacaTTCTCTTAAGTAATTGAACCatcatatttcaaatattttaactttaCCTTTACACtaggtatatataattttcgtaataaatttaaatattaatattacatttccaCAATATTATGTTACATCCTTGTAAATTGTAATCTTACCTTTTAAAATATGATCATGGTAAATAAATTTGGatgtataaatttatttacatttacatatttaatttgctGCACTATGCTCACTTTTCAATAAGTGTAGGTTAGTAGGCTGAACTAGGCCGACCCGACCATGGCtagtgtttttgtttttaccaTGAAGTGAGCAAGTATTTTATTGCAACGTTAAGTTTTTGGTGAAAGGCTTAAAACAATAGAAAGAAAGGTGGCTTTAGATGAGAGAAGAGGTTTGCACTTTGcagcaatataatataatctccATTGCTCCAAAAGCTTTAATTTGATTCAGATTCCCCATCTCCATCGTCTCTTCTCTTCTGCACATGAAGGGAATCGATATATTCTGCGCCTCCCAAGCTGCCACCGCCATCCGCAGCACCATGGAAGAGATAACCGCCGTcgcttcctcctcctcctccgcaaTCCAACTCGGCGGAAGCGGCGGAGGCAGAGCCATCGACCGCTTCAACCCTATCATCACAGACTCCAGGCGACGAACCGCCCCGGTTCCAAAACCGCCGGCGCAGAGCCCAGGCGGCTTTGGCAAGACAAAGAAGGATAAGATCAGCAAGAGTAGTAAGagtaataataagaagaagaattctCGGAAGGCGGCGGCGGGCGAGGaaagcggcggcggcggcggcggagggtgGAGGTGTACTAAACCGGGCGGTTTTATCACGCCGCAGAGCTCTTCCAGGTACCTTCTGAATGAGAATGAGGACGATAAAGATTATTTCCTGGACGTTCTTTCGGATTTCAACCCGATTCTGAAGTTGGATGATCCGAATAACGATATAAAAAATCTCCAACAACTTTCCGATCAATCCGGTCCTTCTCACACTCCACtccctcttcctcctcctccttcttccTCTTCTCCGCCGCCTCCCTCTCGCTCCACAGATCAGgtaaatttttacatttttttaatacataaaattttCAGTTTAACCGagactaattttaaattattattttcttataattcaaATGTGTTATTTTATACTTAAATGTcaatatgtaaaaataaaaagttttactGAAAAACTGTGTATTATATGATTGtccaaatttaaataaatttttatcaaattagattataaaataatttaagagaattgaaacttgaaagcaGAGGAGTACAACTTTGTCTTGaccttttattatattttatttttatgtattaaaataatacaattttatgtGTAAACGACCTGGTTGTGTGTACGGGTAGTTGGATCATGTTCCATGCTCTTGTCTAATCTTTTCCTTTCATATTGTTATCGACAAAATTTACTTTATACcttttactaaaaataaaatattctattGGAGTATGGCATAGTTACATATAAATCAACTCATATAaagtatttataatttttaaatttaattttttaggtatttaattgtacttttgatatattttttaaatatgtaaattttatgCACTAACAATAAGCTAAATATGAATTGTAAATGAGCTAAGTCAAATCTTGTTAATCGacaaatacaaatacaataCAATAGAGTTATAAAAAATTTTCTACTATGTGTTAAATTTACTATAGAAACTTATTCTTTTAATAATGCCAATTAgttaattacggagtactatttttgtttcaattttcacTTTCTTGTATTGAACTTAGGCATGCATTAAACAAACAGTCCCAAAAAAGCAAcagtaaaagtaaaatttagtAATTTACCATTACTCCCCCACCCCCCTCAAATCCCCAAATTCCCTTTTTGGATAGTAAAAAGTTTTGCAGTGACAAAGAGAAGACACTGAGGTTTGTTGGAATCATAAAGTTGGGGTTTAGTTGTTATGAACAGTGGAGTGGTCCAAAAAGAAAGAACAGAAGTGATAATGGTGGCATTGAATGAATTTGTTGTTGCAGGTGGTTGTTGTTCTTAGGGTATCACTCCATTGCAGAGGGTGtgagagaaagatgagaaaacaCCTCTCTAGAATGCAAGGTATGTTTTTTGAATTGATGTCATTAAAGCTAAATTAGAAGTATGAATTAATACTGCTACAATGTTGGATTTGgtcaactttaattttaatttgatcccgacaactccaaccaagttggtcggaCAATTGTCTAGGTAACCACAATGTTCTAAATTCAAATTTCCTGTGCAACTGTCTATTGATTTTCTTGGTTGAGCCGACTACTgataacctaggctggtttatctctttgtggtcctttgctgacTAAAATCACAAGGCAGGCTTCACCAAGAACATACCTTTATATAGCGACTGTGAACTTTCCCCTAAAAGAagcttttaatttaatttggtctcAAAAATTTAATCGATCTTATGACTTTACTGACATTGAATTGTCACATTTGATCTTTTGTTACAATTTTCAATTGACTAATGTTAACTCTTGGGACAAttcaataatttcataactttaacCCTTAGTCTTATGGCTGGAAAACTTTCACAATCAACATGATAAACAATAATTAGATGGATTTTTCATAGTGTACGTTTTAAAAACTATAAGTCATTTATAAaatctgttttttatttttaatacggTTAAGGTTGTGCGAAAAATCTTGTGATCAAGATATGTTGCTCTCCCAAATGAGAGGCCAGATGTTATAAACTTATAACCTGCATGAGATCACTCGCTCATATGATATAATTGAGATTCAACAATTATGCTATATTTAAATTTCTTATATGGTTGTTCCATTGTTAAAAACAGGGGTATCGTCTTTCAACATAGACTTTGCAGCTAAGAAGGTGACAGTGGTGGGGGATGTAACACCATTAGGAGTTCTAGCAAGCATATCCAAGGTTAAGAATGCACAACTCTGGTCGCCGGCGGTGGCCGTATCTTCCATTCCGCCGGCGGTTAGCCTGAGCAACTCAAGTTCCAAGACTGCTAAGCCGGCGGTGGCATCAGTACCAACAACTAATGAAAATATGGAAAACATTTCAAGAAATATTCAGCTGATTTCAATGAATTAGAGTTTGATTGGGCTTTATATTGTTCAGTCTTTGGATGTAGATGAAGATATTTTAGTAGGGTGCCATTATTTGGCTTGGTTTGTGGATTAGGATTTTGTGTTTATTGGTAGGTTTGAGCATTGAAGGTGAAACTCTTTcgaatgtttttatttaatcaGTTAACATTTTTTAGATTTGAAAAGATCAATATTCACATATTTGTAGCATTCAAGGTTAAATTaatcttcaaaaaataaattatggtatactaaaataaatttagatCAGCTGTCCCACCTAATAGAAGTGTCTACAATTCATTAATGtgattagtcactgtgttcgATGGTGTTAAACCtgagctaaaaaaaaaaacttttagtatactaaaaagaGTGAatgccttttttggtcctactgttattggcacatttccaattttagtccgcttttgttatttttgtcacattgagACCACATTTATTTAAAGtgttccaattttagtccaccgttaagtTTTCTATCAAGTGGCCGTCCAATACAGGGGCTTTTTGGTCTTTTTACTCTAATCTCCTCCCTTTACCCTTTCAACCTTAATTTTGAGACTATGTTTGACTAAGGAAAGGAAATGAGATAATTAAAACCTAAACCTAATCCAAGAATCTGATCTTTCGCCGCCGCTGCCTACCTCCGATCTGCAACCAATGCGCCGTCGATGACGACGGTGGAGGGAAGATCGCCGAAGGTAGAGGTTCGATCGTCGAAGGTAGAGGTTCAATCGTCTTTGCCGTTACCTTCTCCCCAAACCTGCACTTCGATGGGTCACGGCACCGAGTAGCGGCGACAATGTTGGTTGTGCGACGCCCTGCGATGTCCTCTGCGCTTCCTGCCGGTGAACGACGGTTCCGATCTGCCGGTGGAAAGATCGACGACGGAATCGCCTCGATCTAAGTTCTCCCCGGCTCGGCACGGCGTAGGCGGCGGCGCTGGACTTCCGGCGATGTACTCcagtccatactccatagctcTACCTTCTAGAACTCTTTTCTACATGTTCTTTCTCCCTCTCACTGGAATAT encodes:
- the LOC116028984 gene encoding protein SODIUM POTASSIUM ROOT DEFECTIVE 2-like, with protein sequence MKGIDIFCASQAATAIRSTMEEITAVASSSSSAIQLGGSGGGRAIDRFNPIITDSRRRTAPVPKPPAQSPGGFGKTKKDKISKSSKSNNKKKNSRKAAAGEESGGGGGGGWRCTKPGGFITPQSSSRYLLNENEDDKDYFLDVLSDFNPILKLDDPNNDIKNLQQLSDQSGPSHTPLPLPPPPSSSSPPPPSRSTDQVVVVLRVSLHCRGCERKMRKHLSRMQGVSSFNIDFAAKKVTVVGDVTPLGVLASISKVKNAQLWSPAVAVSSIPPAVSLSNSSSKTAKPAVASVPTTNENMENISRNIQLISMN